The Ranitomeya imitator isolate aRanImi1 chromosome 8, aRanImi1.pri, whole genome shotgun sequence genome window below encodes:
- the LOC138647086 gene encoding uncharacterized protein encodes MTAIPNLQTFILQHHNVLGTSFFALLLLLLEKLMEPEFECPSDTALGIAYSMTFFGIPTFVLFVLGCKFSGGCCKAPNSCPDMVYTIIQIVYGPLLWFFILLADGQYAECFMRSLAGKSIGSNAKAISQMIGVGVTSLMILLSLWLENCCCGISTFYYRKKYEAKMLEDIEGALRSKAQTMQNGIVQDYVQMVPDDQFSPDQATWFEKLENIIYREKNKMEGKFQYNLIISEEEKNQAAKDREAEKAKEQAANLAEKQRVDEQAAELERAAAEQARQEAAESSTEEANKCGAEGPNNIPEVQDNNSNGEQMTLKRLSISLTPLIVLP; translated from the exons ATGACTGCGATACCGAACCTCCAAACCTTCATCCTTCAACATCACAATGTCTTGGGGACATCATTCTTTGCGCTGTTGTTGCTCTTACTGGAAAAATTGATGGAACCAGAATTCGAGTGTCCTTCAGACACAGCACTTGGCATCGCCTACAGTATGACATTTTTTGGGATTCCCACATTTGTCCTTTTTGTTCTAGGCTGTAAGTTTTCAGGTGGATGTTGTAAAGCACCAAACAGCTGTCCTGACATGGTGTACACCATTATACAAATCGTATACGGCCCCCTGCTGTGGTTCTTCATTTTATTAGCAGATGGACAATACGCTGAATGCTTTATGAGATCTTTGGCTGGAAAGAGCATAGGATCCAATGCAAAGGCAATAAGTCAG ATGATTGGGGTTGGTGTCACATCATTGATGATTCTGCTGTCTCTCTGGCTGGAAAACTGTTGTTGCGGCATCTCAACATTTTACTATCGTAAGAAATATGAAGCAAAAATGCTGGAAGACATTGAGGGAGCGCTAAGATCCAAAGCACAGACAATGCAAAACGGTATTGTACAAGACTATGTGCAAATGGTCCCAGATGATCAATTCAGCCCAGACCAAGCAACATGGTTCGAGAAGCTGGAAAATATCATATATAGagagaaaaacaagatggagggaaAGTTCCAATACAATTTAATAATCTCAGAGGAGGAAAAAAATCAAGCAGCAAAAGACCGTGAAGCGGAAAAAGCAAAAGAACAAGCAGCAAATCTAGCAGAAAAACAACGTGTGGATGAGCAAGCAGCAGAGCTAGAAAGAGCAGCAGCAGAGCAAGCAAGACAAGAAGCAGCAGAGTCCTCAACAGAAGAAGCAAATAAATGTGGAGCAGAAGGACCTAACAATATTCCAGAGGTGCAGGACAATAACAGTAATGGAGAGCAAATGACCTTGAAGAGGTTATCCATTTCCCTGACTCCACTAATAGTTTTACCATAA